From a region of the Solanum stenotomum isolate F172 chromosome 2, ASM1918654v1, whole genome shotgun sequence genome:
- the LOC125855930 gene encoding uncharacterized protein LOC125855930, giving the protein MDLEIKMDRRKKINIAASCIREVASKVLGVSKGKFGVHKGDWWWNGEVQGKVEAKKAAYTKLVEWVDEEEKQTLKKFYKTTKTEAKLAVTKAKTAAFERLYIELGYKGEDKKLYRLAKARERKARDLDQVKCINDEEGKVLVDEISINKRWRRYFHKLLNEKGAETLCWVIWGTLKDFETLGIVGVLGSRRLYVLLVG; this is encoded by the exons ATGGACCTGGAAATTAAGATGGATAGGAGGAAGAAGATT AATATAGCAGCTAGTTGCATTAGGGAAGTTGCTTCAAAGGTTTTGGGGGTATCAAAGGGTAAATTTGGAGTCCATAAAGGAgattggtggtggaatggggaAGTCCAAGGCAAAGTGGAAGCGAAGAAGGCTGCATACACAAAATTGGTGGAGTGGGTAGACGAGGAAGAGAAGCAGACGCTTAAGAAATTTTATAAGACGACAAAGACAGAAGCTAAGTTAGCAGTTACGAAGGCTAAGACAGCAGCTTTCGAACGCTTATATATCGAGCTAGGGTACAAAGGTGAGGATAAGAAATTGTATAGGCTCGCAAAAGCAAGAGAGAGAAAGGCTCGCGACTTGGATCAAGTGAAGTGTATCAATGATGAGGAAGGAAAAGTATTGGTGGATGAGATCTCCATCAACAAAAGATGGCGAAGAtactttcacaaacttttaaatgaaaagggGGCGGAGACATTGTGTTGGGTGATTTGGGGCACTCTGAAAGACTTCGAGACTTTGGGTATTGTAGGTGTTTTAGGATCGAGGAGGTTATACGTGCTATTAGTAGGATGA